Proteins encoded within one genomic window of Bradyrhizobium sp. 186:
- a CDS encoding GcrA family cell cycle regulator, translated as MSWDDRDLALLKELWALGRSATQIARRLGCSRNAVCGRLTRLDLKRGHKTSTAKPQIRPVPKRRLPLSAACARAVGKKVSKPLEKRQPKELSKRQLYAMLAEAVRNTG; from the coding sequence ATGAGTTGGGATGACAGAGACTTGGCGCTGCTGAAAGAACTCTGGGCCTTAGGACGCAGCGCCACGCAGATTGCGCGCCGTCTCGGATGTAGTCGTAACGCGGTTTGCGGGCGGCTGACTCGTTTGGACCTGAAACGTGGTCACAAGACATCAACTGCAAAACCCCAGATAAGGCCGGTACCAAAGCGAAGGCTGCCGTTGTCCGCCGCATGTGCCCGCGCGGTAGGTAAGAAGGTGTCGAAACCACTAGAGAAACGGCAGCCCAAAGAGCTCAGCAAGCGTCAGCTTTACGCCATGCTAGCTGAGGCGGTCAGGAATACGGGCTAA